From the Planktothrix tepida PCC 9214 genome, one window contains:
- a CDS encoding HAD-IA family hydrolase has translation MINLEHSAPEKPRVIFLDAVGTLFGVRHSVGEAYRIIADEFGVKAEAEILDQVFFQCFLASPSMAFPGAEPGEIPQLEFEWWKAIAEQTFKTVGLYDNFTDFSVFFQALYSYFETEKPWFVYADVPPQLKYWQEQGIELGVLSNFDSRLYPVLEALNLADFFKSVTISTEAGAAKPSSQIFQIALNKHDCSPEEAWHIGDSLKADYQGAKALGIRGILVHREEPPNGILDEYESLEQIPIS, from the coding sequence ATGATTAACCTGGAACATTCTGCACCCGAAAAACCCCGTGTTATTTTTTTAGATGCTGTTGGTACATTGTTCGGAGTGCGTCATAGTGTGGGGGAAGCGTACCGAATCATTGCTGATGAATTTGGGGTAAAAGCTGAAGCCGAAATTTTAGATCAAGTCTTTTTTCAATGTTTTTTAGCTTCTCCGAGTATGGCGTTTCCAGGAGCAGAGCCCGGTGAAATTCCGCAATTAGAATTTGAGTGGTGGAAAGCGATCGCTGAACAAACCTTTAAAACCGTTGGACTCTATGATAATTTTACAGACTTTTCTGTATTTTTTCAAGCCTTATACAGTTATTTTGAAACGGAAAAACCTTGGTTTGTTTATGCTGATGTTCCCCCTCAATTAAAATATTGGCAAGAACAAGGAATAGAATTAGGGGTATTATCCAACTTTGATTCCCGATTATATCCCGTTTTAGAAGCCTTAAATTTAGCTGATTTTTTTAAATCTGTGACCATTTCAACCGAAGCAGGAGCCGCAAAACCCAGTTCTCAAATCTTCCAAATTGCTTTAAATAAACATGACTGTTCACCGGAAGAAGCTTGGCATATTGGTGATAGTTTAAAAGCTGATTATCAAGGCGCAAAAGCTCTAGGAATACGCGGAATTTTAGTGCATCGAGAGGAACCCCCAAACGGGATTTTAGATGAATATGAAAGTTTAGAACAAATTCCGATATCCTAA
- a CDS encoding DUF4336 domain-containing protein: MEYSRKTQEEPVQNLSFREFSWPFWPVVPIYPYGQRRTLRTEVVPNTIWTFEQVQGILYVVVPIRMTVVKLDQGGLLVYAPVAPTPECLCLMRQLIIEHGDIKYIILPTISGIEHKVFVGPFARKFPQAQVFVAPGQWSFPINLPLSWLGLPLKRTHILPLDSQKTPFSDEFDYRILGPLALGVGRFAEVAFFHKRSHTLLVTDTIVSIPDTPPAIVQLDPYPLLFHAKDDTFHKVENNEITRRRGWHRISLFSFYFRPSVLDTVELGDAFRESWQAPDRSKKAYFGIYPFKWKPNWQQSFEALRGNGRLFVAPILQTLILNRAPEETLIWANQVSEWDFNRIIPCHFDSPILATSKQFRQAFSFLEQHNNNDLLPQEDFELLLEIDDLLNKFKITPPSKPKV, from the coding sequence GTGGAGTACAGTCGGAAAACCCAAGAAGAACCTGTTCAAAATCTTTCGTTTCGGGAGTTTTCATGGCCCTTTTGGCCCGTTGTCCCCATTTATCCCTACGGTCAACGGCGAACCCTCCGCACGGAAGTTGTTCCCAATACTATTTGGACATTTGAACAGGTACAGGGAATTCTGTATGTGGTGGTTCCCATTCGGATGACGGTGGTGAAACTTGACCAGGGGGGTTTGTTGGTTTATGCTCCCGTTGCTCCGACCCCAGAATGCCTCTGTTTAATGAGACAATTAATCATAGAACATGGGGATATAAAATATATTATTCTGCCCACAATTTCAGGAATTGAACATAAAGTTTTTGTTGGCCCCTTTGCTCGAAAATTTCCCCAAGCTCAAGTTTTTGTAGCCCCCGGACAGTGGAGTTTTCCGATTAATTTACCTCTAAGTTGGTTAGGTTTACCGTTAAAACGGACTCATATTCTACCTTTAGATAGCCAAAAAACACCCTTTTCCGATGAATTTGACTATCGTATTTTAGGGCCGTTAGCATTAGGAGTTGGGCGGTTTGCAGAAGTAGCTTTTTTCCATAAACGTTCCCATACCCTATTAGTAACCGATACCATTGTTTCCATTCCTGATACCCCTCCCGCTATTGTACAACTTGATCCCTATCCGTTACTCTTTCATGCTAAAGATGATACCTTTCATAAAGTAGAAAATAATGAAATCACCCGTCGCCGAGGATGGCACAGAATCTCGTTATTTTCCTTTTATTTTCGTCCCAGTGTATTAGATACGGTAGAATTAGGGGATGCGTTTCGAGAATCTTGGCAAGCACCCGACCGTTCTAAAAAAGCTTATTTTGGGATTTATCCGTTTAAATGGAAACCGAATTGGCAACAATCTTTTGAAGCATTGAGAGGAAATGGACGGTTATTTGTCGCCCCCATTTTACAAACTTTAATTTTAAATCGTGCCCCCGAAGAAACGTTAATCTGGGCAAATCAAGTGTCTGAATGGGATTTTAACCGGATTATTCCTTGTCATTTTGATTCTCCTATTCTAGCAACATCGAAACAATTTCGACAGGCGTTTAGTTTTTTAGAACAACATAATAATAACGATTTATTACCTCAAGAAGATTTTGAATTATTATTAGAAATTGATGATCTATTAAATAAATTTAAGATTACACCACCATCTAAGCCTAAAGTTTAA
- a CDS encoding DUF433 domain-containing protein, which produces MKLTTTQHKYIELNENDVPYIAGTTMKVIELVSGHLAFGWSPEEIKFQHPYLSMSQIYSTLAYYWDNKEELDADIQRRFENVETLRQQAGESALVKKLRTQGLIK; this is translated from the coding sequence ATGAAATTGACTACGACACAACACAAGTATATAGAACTGAATGAAAACGACGTTCCCTACATTGCTGGAACAACGATGAAAGTAATTGAATTAGTTTCCGGTCATCTGGCTTTTGGCTGGAGTCCCGAAGAAATTAAATTTCAACATCCCTATTTAAGCATGAGTCAAATTTATTCTACCTTAGCTTACTATTGGGATAATAAAGAAGAATTAGATGCTGATATACAGCGACGATTTGAGAATGTTGAAACGTTACGTCAACAAGCAGGTGAATCGGCTTTAGTTAAAAAACTTCGCACCCAGGGACTCATTAAATGA
- a CDS encoding HNH endonuclease encodes MRKRAGYLCEYCHSPEKISTSRFTIDHIQPRSLGGSDNSDNLALACSRCNQRRYNFIVGRDVETSAILPLFNPRQQHWPDHFIWNAEGTEIVGTTPIGRATCERLDLNDERYRGERSIQEARTLWAQAGWHPPSEDPRQLE; translated from the coding sequence GTGCGGAAACGTGCAGGCTACCTGTGCGAATATTGTCACTCTCCTGAGAAAATCAGCACCTCTCGTTTCACCATCGATCACATCCAGCCGCGCTCTCTAGGTGGCTCTGACAATTCTGATAACCTGGCTTTAGCTTGTAGCCGTTGTAACCAGCGTCGTTATAACTTCATTGTGGGTCGGGATGTGGAAACCTCAGCAATTCTGCCTTTATTTAATCCCCGTCAACAGCACTGGCCTGACCACTTCATCTGGAATGCGGAGGGTACGGAGATTGTCGGCACAACTCCCATCGGTCGAGCCACTTGTGAGCGTCTTGACCTCAACGACGAACGCTATAGAGGAGAACGTTCTATCCAAGAAGCCCGGACGCTATGGGCTCAGGCTGGCTGGCATCCTCCCTCAGAAGATCCCCGGCAGCTTGAGTAA
- the puuE gene encoding allantoinase PuuE has translation MSKHYPRNMIGYGRHTPDPKWPNQARIAVQFVINYEEGGENCILHGDQASEAFLSEIIGAEPFQGLRHLNMESIYEYGSRSGFWRLYRLFTQRHIPLTVYGVAMALERNREVVAAMLEANWEIASHGYRWIDYKYFNEEMEREHLQKAIAIHTEVTGTRPLGWYTGRTSSHTRKLVVEEGGFLYDADSYADDLPYWVYDYGKPHLVIPYTLDNNDMRFATNQGFNSGEQFFTYLKDAFDLLYAEGETAPKMMSIGLHCRLVGRPGRAAALARFLDYIQNHDRVWICRRIDIAQHWHEYHKPIAGNNA, from the coding sequence ATGTCTAAACACTATCCAAGAAATATGATCGGTTATGGTCGCCATACCCCCGATCCAAAATGGCCGAATCAAGCCCGAATTGCTGTACAATTTGTGATTAATTATGAAGAAGGCGGCGAGAATTGTATTCTACACGGAGATCAAGCTTCAGAAGCTTTTTTATCAGAAATTATTGGGGCTGAACCCTTTCAAGGATTGCGCCATTTGAACATGGAATCTATCTATGAATATGGCAGTAGATCCGGATTTTGGCGACTGTATCGGCTGTTTACCCAACGTCATATCCCCCTGACCGTTTATGGGGTGGCAATGGCTTTAGAACGCAACCGAGAAGTTGTTGCAGCGATGTTAGAAGCAAACTGGGAAATTGCTAGTCATGGGTATCGCTGGATTGATTATAAATATTTTAATGAAGAAATGGAACGGGAACATTTACAAAAAGCGATCGCCATTCATACCGAAGTTACGGGAACTCGACCCCTCGGTTGGTATACCGGACGCACCAGTTCCCATACTCGAAAATTAGTCGTAGAGGAAGGCGGATTTTTGTATGATGCTGATAGTTATGCCGATGATTTACCTTATTGGGTTTATGACTATGGAAAACCCCATTTAGTCATTCCTTATACCCTGGATAATAATGATATGCGGTTTGCTACAAATCAAGGCTTTAACAGTGGGGAACAATTTTTTACCTATTTAAAAGATGCCTTTGATTTGTTATATGCTGAAGGAGAAACCGCACCTAAAATGATGAGTATTGGATTACATTGTCGTTTAGTGGGTAGACCTGGACGGGCAGCAGCATTAGCTCGCTTTTTAGATTATATTCAAAATCATGACCGGGTTTGGATCTGTCGTCGGATTGATATTGCTCAACATTGGCATGAGTATCATAAACCTATCGCCGGAAACAACGCTTAA
- a CDS encoding calcium-binding protein, with protein MANTTVTLNNNTFQLLLGTEESDTILGDAGDDLILGLSGNDFLSGNLGNDWLNGNLGNDAVVGNEGNDSLYGGQNNDVLDGRSGDDLLYGNLDNDDLTGDIGTDTLFGGQGTDILRGNDGDDWLYGDKGDDTLIGGTGRDRFILANNLGSDTINDFTKGEDLIGLMGGLTFAQLTLVSDPNNTLIRVTNTNQLLATLINVSANSLSSNDFQILP; from the coding sequence ATGGCAAACACAACGGTTACTTTGAATAATAATACCTTTCAGTTGTTATTAGGAACAGAAGAAAGTGATACAATATTAGGAGATGCAGGAGATGACTTAATTTTAGGACTTTCCGGTAATGATTTTCTATCGGGAAATTTAGGAAATGATTGGTTAAATGGAAATTTGGGTAATGATGCGGTTGTGGGAAATGAAGGCAATGATAGCCTTTATGGCGGACAAAATAATGATGTTTTAGATGGTCGGAGTGGTGATGATTTGTTATATGGAAATTTGGATAATGATGACCTCACGGGAGATATCGGAACTGATACTTTATTTGGCGGTCAAGGAACCGATATTCTGCGGGGAAATGATGGAGATGACTGGTTATATGGAGATAAAGGAGATGATACCTTAATTGGAGGAACAGGACGCGATCGCTTTATCCTCGCCAACAATTTAGGGAGTGATACGATTAATGATTTTACCAAAGGTGAAGATTTGATTGGGTTAATGGGAGGATTAACTTTTGCACAATTAACTTTAGTTTCTGATCCGAATAATACCCTAATTCGGGTCACTAACACTAACCAACTTTTAGCAACCTTAATTAATGTTTCTGCTAATAGTCTCAGCAGTAACGATTTTCAAATTCTCCCTTAA
- a CDS encoding Rpn family recombination-promoting nuclease/putative transposase, whose product MPFRMLDYRVRVYRRFPQKLMRQVVIYLQRTNSPLVQQNTFKLEKTSHEFEVIRLWEQPTEEFLRVSGLLPFAVLSQTNDPAQVLTQVSQIAEQIADRRVQSNLIAASSILAGLVLETNVIQRIIRSDIMQESTMYQEILRQGKEQGRAEGRAEGLTEGRAEGLTEGRAEALRQVAILLLRMGMSLEQISQTTELTVEQIQALQQSQQQDNQNN is encoded by the coding sequence ATGCCCTTTCGGATGTTAGATTATCGAGTAAGGGTCTATCGACGGTTTCCCCAAAAGCTAATGCGTCAGGTGGTGATTTATTTACAACGAACTAATTCCCCCTTAGTTCAACAAAATACCTTTAAACTCGAAAAAACCTCCCATGAATTTGAGGTAATTCGTCTCTGGGAACAGCCCACAGAGGAATTTTTAAGAGTTTCTGGGTTATTACCCTTTGCGGTATTAAGTCAAACTAATGATCCCGCCCAGGTATTAACTCAAGTCTCTCAAATTGCTGAACAAATTGCAGATCGGCGCGTTCAAAGTAATCTGATCGCCGCATCTTCAATTCTCGCCGGATTAGTGTTAGAAACCAATGTCATTCAACGGATTATTAGGAGTGATATTATGCAAGAATCAACGATGTATCAAGAAATTTTACGACAAGGTAAAGAACAAGGTCGGGCTGAAGGTCGGGCTGAAGGGCTTACCGAAGGTCGGGCTGAAGGGCTTACCGAAGGTCGGGCTGAAGCACTACGACAAGTTGCGATTTTATTACTGAGAATGGGGATGAGTTTAGAACAAATTTCTCAAACAACAGAGTTAACGGTTGAACAAATTCAAGCGTTACAACAGAGTCAACAACAGGACAATCAAAATAATTAA
- a CDS encoding glutathione S-transferase family protein → MLKLYGGARSRASIVQWYLEEIGVPYEFILLDMQAGEHLQPEFMAINPIGKVPAIVEDDFKLWESGAILLYLAEKHGKLPHSPEERAEIYQWVLFGNATLGTGIFIEANREKETPRLLNPLNEILSKQPFLMGNELNVADIAVGSILAYIPIMLKLDLSPYPAVLEYIKRLTERPAFQKTIGSRK, encoded by the coding sequence ATGTTAAAACTCTATGGTGGTGCTCGTAGTCGGGCTTCAATTGTGCAATGGTATTTAGAAGAAATCGGGGTTCCCTACGAATTTATTCTATTAGATATGCAAGCCGGAGAACATCTGCAACCGGAATTCATGGCGATCAATCCCATTGGTAAAGTTCCCGCAATTGTTGAGGACGATTTTAAACTGTGGGAGTCGGGAGCAATTTTATTATATTTAGCCGAAAAACACGGTAAACTGCCTCATTCTCCCGAAGAAAGAGCCGAAATTTATCAATGGGTATTATTTGGAAATGCAACTTTAGGAACGGGAATTTTTATAGAAGCAAATCGGGAAAAAGAAACCCCCCGTTTACTCAATCCTTTGAATGAAATTCTGTCGAAACAACCCTTTTTAATGGGGAATGAATTGAATGTCGCCGATATTGCAGTGGGTTCGATTTTGGCTTATATTCCGATTATGTTGAAGTTGGATTTAAGCCCCTATCCGGCTGTTTTAGAATACATTAAACGGTTAACGGAAAGACCTGCATTTCAAAAAACCATTGGTAGCAGGAAGTAA
- a CDS encoding photosystem II reaction center protein K yields MEAALLLAKLPEAYSIFSPVVDILPVIPVFFLLLAFVWQASVGFK; encoded by the coding sequence ATGGAAGCAGCACTGCTTTTAGCAAAGCTACCCGAAGCTTACTCCATTTTTAGCCCTGTCGTTGACATTCTGCCTGTTATCCCCGTCTTTTTCCTGTTGTTGGCTTTTGTTTGGCAAGCCTCTGTGGGATTCAAATAA
- a CDS encoding transglutaminase family protein: MIYNITHLTHYTYSQPVTLDPHLIQLRPRSDAFQTVQEFSVDIFPQPQGISHCLELDGNNVIKIWFSQPTQELKIKVNSQVETHCTNPFHYLLEPWALELPIVDYPAPILSHLQPYLQQLPDPIITQLAQEIWHKTQGQTLTFLSELNQKIHETCQHIIRPKGRPLPPGITWTQQFGSCRDLTVVFMEACRMMNLATRFVSGYQEGNLNREKRDLHAWAEVYLPGAGWRGYDPTQGLAISDRHIPLVATAIPRHAAPIKGTFRGIGATSQMEFHVSIAKIDS; encoded by the coding sequence ATGATCTATAATATTACTCACCTTACCCATTACACTTACAGTCAACCTGTTACTTTAGATCCCCATCTGATTCAGTTACGCCCTCGTTCTGATGCGTTTCAAACGGTACAAGAATTTTCTGTAGACATTTTTCCTCAACCTCAAGGGATATCACATTGCTTGGAATTAGATGGAAATAATGTCATTAAGATTTGGTTTTCTCAACCCACTCAAGAATTAAAAATTAAGGTTAACTCCCAAGTGGAAACCCACTGTACTAACCCCTTTCATTATTTATTAGAACCTTGGGCACTGGAGTTGCCTATTGTAGATTATCCGGCTCCTATATTGAGTCATTTACAACCCTATTTACAACAACTTCCTGATCCTATTATTACCCAACTTGCTCAAGAAATTTGGCATAAAACCCAAGGACAAACCCTCACTTTTTTAAGTGAATTAAATCAAAAAATTCATGAGACTTGTCAACATATTATTCGCCCCAAAGGTCGTCCCTTACCACCTGGGATCACTTGGACACAACAGTTTGGTTCCTGTCGAGATTTAACGGTTGTGTTTATGGAAGCGTGTCGGATGATGAATTTAGCGACTCGTTTTGTTAGTGGGTATCAAGAAGGGAATTTAAACCGAGAAAAACGGGATTTACACGCTTGGGCTGAAGTTTATTTACCCGGTGCGGGATGGCGAGGCTATGATCCGACTCAAGGATTAGCCATTAGCGATCGCCATATTCCCTTAGTCGCCACAGCCATTCCCCGCCACGCCGCCCCCATTAAAGGGACATTTCGAGGAATTGGTGCCACCTCCCAGATGGAATTTCACGTTTCAATTGCCAAAATTGACAGTTAA
- a CDS encoding alpha-E domain-containing protein: MLSRVADSIYWLNRYVERAENIARFIDVNQNLLLDSPSGVQQQWKPIVVTTGDLELFKERYGEATEENVIRFLTFDSNYPNSILSCLRAARENARSVREIISSEMWEQVNEFYLMVRDAAMGESYYQLSDFFYQVKMRGHQFAGVMDATMSHNEGWHFGNMGRLLERADKTSRILDVKYYILLPSVNDVGTTIDEIQWISLLKSASAYEMYRKRKQHRITPSRVVEFLILDREFPRSIEYCLLQAERSLQCITGTSPGTWQNPAERELGRLRSELDYITIEEIMQEGIHEFLDDLQDRMNRVGERIFEAFFALKPVASPLILSQTQASS; the protein is encoded by the coding sequence ATGTTAAGCCGTGTTGCAGATTCTATTTATTGGTTAAATCGTTATGTAGAACGGGCGGAAAATATTGCTCGTTTTATTGATGTGAATCAAAATTTGTTATTAGATTCTCCCTCTGGTGTTCAACAACAGTGGAAACCGATTGTTGTGACAACGGGGGATTTAGAACTGTTTAAAGAACGCTATGGAGAAGCGACAGAAGAAAATGTCATCCGATTTTTAACTTTTGATAGTAATTACCCGAATTCTATTTTATCTTGTTTACGGGCGGCTCGTGAAAATGCTCGTTCTGTTCGGGAAATTATCTCCTCAGAAATGTGGGAACAAGTTAACGAATTTTATCTGATGGTTCGAGATGCGGCGATGGGAGAAAGTTACTATCAACTCTCGGATTTCTTCTATCAAGTTAAAATGCGCGGACATCAATTTGCAGGGGTTATGGATGCTACCATGTCTCATAATGAAGGCTGGCATTTTGGCAATATGGGTAGACTATTAGAACGGGCGGATAAAACCTCTCGAATTTTGGATGTGAAGTATTATATTTTATTACCTTCAGTTAATGATGTCGGAACAACCATTGATGAAATTCAGTGGATTTCTTTGTTAAAATCTGCCAGTGCTTATGAAATGTATCGCAAACGCAAACAACACCGGATTACACCGTCTAGGGTTGTGGAATTTCTGATTTTAGATCGAGAATTTCCGCGATCAATTGAATATTGTTTATTACAGGCAGAGCGATCGCTACAATGTATTACAGGAACTAGCCCTGGCACTTGGCAAAACCCCGCAGAACGAGAGTTAGGAAGGCTACGTTCTGAGCTTGATTATATCACAATTGAAGAAATTATGCAAGAGGGAATTCATGAATTTTTAGATGATTTACAAGATCGAATGAATCGCGTCGGCGAACGAATTTTTGAAGCCTTTTTTGCGCTTAAACCGGTTGCAAGTCCCCTGATATTGAGTCAAACTCAAGCGAGTTCATGA
- a CDS encoding circularly permuted type 2 ATP-grasp protein, with protein sequence MRFQSYDPGEFYDELFVAKGQPRPYAAALIDRINSLSPGDLEIRQEAAKTAMMKLGATFNVYSDSQGTERILPFDLIPRIVSASEWAWLEQGLKQRIHALNLFIDDIYGEQKIIKDGFIPEELIYSSKGFLKPCMGLKVPKGIWCHITGTDLVRDKEGKWYVLEDNLRCPSGVSYVLENRRVMKTTFPQVFAKLGIQPVDEYPSHLLDALLNLVGTHISNPTVVVLTPGMYNSAYFEHSFLAQQMGVELVEGRDLVVSDGYVQMRTTKGLQRVDVIYRRIDDTFIDPLAFNPESMLGVPGLTEVYRNGRVALANALGTGIADDKVIYAYVPQMIQYYLGEEQILSNVPTYLCWEPKQLEYVLENLDQLVVKAANEAGGYGMLVGTQSTEAERLEFGEKIKANPRNYIAQPTLSLSRVPTLLGDTFEGCHVDLRPYVLYGEDIYVHPGGLTRVAMKKGSLVVNSSQGGGSKDTWVLCE encoded by the coding sequence GTGCGATTTCAATCCTACGATCCAGGTGAATTCTACGATGAACTTTTTGTAGCTAAAGGACAACCTCGTCCCTACGCAGCAGCGTTAATTGATCGGATTAATTCTCTATCCCCTGGAGATTTAGAAATCCGACAGGAAGCGGCTAAAACTGCGATGATGAAATTAGGGGCGACATTTAATGTCTATAGTGATAGTCAAGGGACAGAACGTATTTTACCCTTTGACTTAATTCCCCGTATTGTTTCCGCTTCAGAATGGGCTTGGTTAGAACAGGGATTAAAGCAACGAATTCATGCGCTGAACTTATTTATAGATGATATTTATGGAGAACAGAAAATTATCAAAGACGGGTTTATCCCTGAAGAGTTAATCTATTCTTCTAAGGGATTCCTGAAACCTTGTATGGGTTTGAAAGTACCTAAAGGAATTTGGTGTCATATTACCGGAACGGATTTAGTTAGGGATAAAGAGGGAAAATGGTACGTTCTCGAAGATAATTTACGCTGTCCTTCTGGGGTTTCTTATGTCTTAGAAAATCGTCGGGTGATGAAAACCACATTCCCACAAGTTTTTGCTAAATTAGGAATTCAACCCGTTGATGAATATCCCAGTCATTTATTAGATGCTTTGTTGAATTTAGTGGGGACTCATATTAGCAATCCCACCGTTGTTGTCTTAACGCCGGGGATGTATAATTCTGCCTACTTTGAACACTCTTTTCTCGCCCAACAAATGGGGGTAGAATTAGTGGAAGGACGGGATTTAGTGGTGAGTGATGGTTATGTGCAAATGCGAACCACAAAAGGATTACAACGGGTGGATGTGATTTATCGTAGAATTGACGATACGTTTATTGATCCGTTAGCTTTTAATCCTGAATCCATGTTAGGGGTTCCAGGGTTAACGGAAGTGTATCGAAATGGTCGAGTTGCGCTGGCGAATGCGTTAGGAACGGGGATTGCTGATGATAAAGTGATTTATGCTTATGTTCCCCAAATGATTCAATATTATTTAGGAGAAGAACAAATTTTATCGAATGTTCCGACATATTTATGTTGGGAACCCAAACAACTTGAATATGTTTTAGAAAACCTCGATCAATTAGTTGTTAAAGCCGCAAATGAAGCGGGAGGTTATGGGATGTTAGTGGGAACCCAATCAACGGAAGCAGAACGCCTAGAATTTGGAGAAAAAATTAAAGCAAATCCTCGAAATTATATCGCTCAACCGACGTTATCTTTATCACGAGTTCCGACTTTATTAGGAGATACTTTTGAAGGGTGTCACGTTGATTTAAGACCCTATGTTTTATATGGTGAAGATATCTATGTTCATCCAGGGGGATTAACCCGTGTGGCGATGAAAAAAGGGTCATTAGTTGTTAATTCTTCTCAAGGAGGGGGGAGTAAGGATACTTGGGTTTTGTGTGAATAA
- the gltS gene encoding sodium/glutamate symporter, with translation MNILQLNVRETVIVAILVLYLGKYLTEKIKFLRDFNIPDAVSGGVLASLFFGLCFAVFQHQIEFDLNVRDGLLIVFFTTIGLSAKLKTLVKGGKSLLILLVMAISYLIVQNITGVAIAALTGLKLPIGLLAGSISLSGGHGTVIAWSPLFKDSYGIANATEIGIASATFGLVFGGIVGGPIAKFLINKNQLQTNNPNQDLSIGIKNDQKNVIIDYNTMLNSILVINLAIGLGLEINAIATAIGLKLPLFVGCLLAGIILTNTVPLVFKGFTWPSDTPSLALISDVSVGLFLAMSLMSLQLWTLVDLAGPIALLLFVQLFIITVYTVFLVFPVMGKSYDAAVISAGYSGLALGATPTAMANMTAVTEHFGASPQAFIIVPLVGAFFMDIANALVIPNFLNFL, from the coding sequence ATGAATATCCTGCAACTCAATGTACGCGAAACGGTGATTGTGGCGATTTTAGTTCTGTATCTGGGGAAATATTTAACCGAAAAGATTAAATTCCTTCGAGATTTTAATATCCCCGATGCGGTTTCGGGAGGTGTCCTCGCCTCCTTATTTTTTGGTCTTTGTTTTGCGGTTTTCCAGCATCAAATAGAATTCGATCTCAATGTCCGTGATGGTTTATTGATTGTTTTTTTTACAACTATTGGGCTTTCGGCCAAACTCAAAACCCTGGTAAAAGGGGGGAAATCGCTATTAATTTTGTTAGTCATGGCGATCAGTTATCTAATTGTACAAAATATCACGGGGGTTGCGATCGCAGCCTTAACGGGGTTAAAATTGCCCATTGGTTTGCTGGCGGGGTCGATTTCTCTGAGTGGAGGACATGGGACGGTGATCGCCTGGTCGCCTCTATTTAAGGATAGTTATGGAATTGCTAATGCTACGGAAATAGGCATTGCCAGTGCGACCTTTGGTTTAGTCTTTGGAGGAATTGTTGGTGGGCCCATCGCCAAATTTTTAATTAACAAAAACCAACTCCAAACCAATAACCCAAATCAAGATCTGAGCATCGGTATTAAGAACGATCAGAAGAATGTTATAATTGATTACAATACTATGCTCAATTCTATATTAGTCATTAATCTTGCTATTGGTTTGGGACTAGAAATCAATGCGATCGCTACCGCTATCGGTTTAAAATTACCTTTGTTTGTGGGTTGTTTATTAGCTGGAATTATTTTAACTAATACTGTGCCTTTGGTCTTTAAAGGCTTTACTTGGCCGTCTGATACTCCTTCTCTGGCTTTAATTTCTGATGTGAGTGTGGGGTTATTTTTAGCGATGTCTTTAATGAGTTTACAGTTGTGGACATTGGTAGACTTAGCTGGGCCAATCGCTTTATTATTGTTCGTACAGTTATTCATAATTACGGTTTACACGGTCTTTTTAGTGTTTCCTGTTATGGGTAAAAGCTATGATGCGGCGGTGATTTCGGCAGGATATTCGGGACTCGCATTAGGGGCGACTCCAACCGCAATGGCTAATATGACCGCCGTAACTGAACATTTTGGAGCTTCACCTCAAGCCTTTATTATTGTTCCCTTAGTCGGAGCTTTTTTTATGGATATTGCGAATGCTCTTGTGATTCCAAATTTCCTCAATTTTTTATAG
- the vapB gene encoding type II toxin-antitoxin system VapB family antitoxin has product MNIDTEILQMVGIMPESLKQELLHYANYLMENYSQKTPSEQPPVKKRRSGILQGTFVLPLSDDFDEPLEDFKEYME; this is encoded by the coding sequence ATGAATATTGATACGGAAATCCTACAAATGGTTGGGATAATGCCAGAATCTCTAAAACAAGAGCTTCTACATTATGCTAACTATCTTATGGAAAACTACTCCCAAAAGACTCCCTCAGAGCAGCCCCCTGTTAAAAAACGTCGCTCAGGAATATTACAAGGGACTTTTGTTTTACCTCTATCTGATGATTTTGATGAACCTTTAGAAGATTTTAAGGAATATATGGAATGA